The following coding sequences are from one Candidatus Binataceae bacterium window:
- a CDS encoding GFA family protein, whose translation MARTGGCACGSIRYQLTADPLIVHACHCRDCQRITGSAFVINIWIEKKFVEASGAAPRSFMLKGGSGKNHEVFFCGGCGTYLWSHYYGAPGEALFVRAGTLDAPEAVKPDVHIFTRSRLPWLKLPEDAPAFESFYKIDDVWSVPSKERLRLLKAGR comes from the coding sequence ATGGCTCGCACCGGTGGATGCGCGTGCGGAAGTATCCGCTATCAACTGACCGCCGATCCGCTTATCGTTCATGCCTGCCACTGCCGCGATTGCCAGCGCATCACGGGCAGCGCATTCGTGATTAACATCTGGATCGAGAAGAAATTCGTCGAGGCGAGCGGCGCCGCTCCGCGATCATTCATGCTCAAGGGCGGCAGCGGCAAAAATCACGAGGTTTTCTTCTGCGGCGGGTGCGGCACCTATCTCTGGAGCCATTACTACGGCGCGCCCGGCGAGGCCCTGTTCGTCCGCGCCGGCACCCTGGACGCGCCGGAGGCGGTGAAACCCGACGTGCACATTTTCACAAGGAGCAGGTTGCCGTGGTTAAAGCTTCCGGAGGATGCGCCCGCGTTCGAATCGTTCTATAAGATCGACGACGTCTGGTCTGTTCCGAGCAAGGAGCGCCTGCGCCTCCTGAAAGCCGGCCGGTAA
- a CDS encoding error-prone DNA polymerase — translation MSSDYIELRARSAFSFLEGSALPEDLAERAAELGYPALAMGDRDGLYGAPRFYHGAARAGIRAIVGAELTLDLSGATDASDAASRDERLYVLAPDRERYRNLCRMITASKLRPLAASRDSTSPSSTRHSGIAHDLTPGPFPERTGSKSVLRTTELDEGRAPKYPAKGQSRVTLEDLERYGAGLICLAGGARSPLARALLAGEDPRPLCDRMGAIFGRGNLYLDLGRHLDPAEERLNRRLVALAEACRIPLVATNDVCHLGEDRTLLDVLTCIRLGLTLEEAGRALWANAERRLKSPAEMAALFRDLPRALGATRAIAERCVFQLRDLGYRFPSYPLPPGETPDSYLRLLVEAGARERWGPTPEARVRRQLEHELGVIARLKLAGYFLIVWDIVQFCRERRIMVQGRGSAANSAVCYALGITAVDAVRMELLFERFLSEERGEWPDIDLDLPSGDQREEVIQYVYRRYGERGAAMTANVITYRTRSAVREVGKTLGFTPDQIERLARLNYVYEFRDSHDDLAVLLRRGGVDVEAPRLARLVALVRRIQDLPRHLGQHSGGMVIGAGPLDEIVPLEPATMPGRVVIQWDKEDCADLGIIKIDLLGLGMLAVLEQAIPMVRRSEGVEVDLARLPADDPAVYAMLSRADTIGVFQVESRAQMATLPRMKPRTFYDLVVEVAIIRPGPIVGKMVHPYLDRRAGRAPVTYDHPALEPILRRTLGVPLFQEQLLRMAMAVAGFSAGEAEELRRAMGFKRSAARMEKIERRLREGMARNGIAGAIADRIVRSITSFALYGFPESHAASFALIAYASAYLKCHHPAAFFAAMLNCYPLGFYHPSTLVKDAQRHGVAVLPIDVTRADWQCTLEVIAPRRPAASSLVDAKPSSEEMSVPQSQQPSGALALRLGLRYVAGLRAETGARVERARAERPFASLADFTARAAPNRRELDALAYAGAFAGLGMGRREALWQAAAVERDPQGLFAGVEPAASATGIEELDVLGETHADYAATGLTAGPHLMAHMREHLRARGVLAAAELDAAAHGALVKTAGVVIVRQRPGTAKGFFFLTLEDETGISNAIVAPDLFQANRALLHNAALLIVEGALQKQDGVVAIRARRFVKLHPRAALPPSHDFH, via the coding sequence ATGAGCTCCGACTACATCGAGTTGCGCGCGCGCAGCGCGTTCAGCTTCCTCGAAGGCTCGGCCTTGCCCGAAGACCTCGCCGAGCGCGCCGCTGAGCTCGGCTATCCGGCGCTCGCGATGGGCGATCGCGACGGGCTTTACGGCGCGCCGCGCTTCTACCATGGCGCCGCACGCGCCGGCATCCGCGCGATCGTCGGCGCCGAGCTGACGCTCGACCTCTCGGGCGCAACGGACGCCTCAGACGCCGCATCGCGCGACGAGCGACTCTATGTGCTGGCGCCGGATCGCGAGCGCTACCGCAATCTGTGCCGAATGATCACCGCATCCAAGCTGCGACCGCTTGCGGCTTCGCGTGATTCCACTTCTCCTTCGTCCACTCGCCATTCAGGCATAGCGCACGACCTAACCCCCGGCCCCTTTCCTGAAAGGACGGGGAGCAAGTCTGTTTTGAGAACGACCGAACTCGACGAAGGGCGTGCGCCGAAGTATCCGGCCAAGGGCCAGAGCCGGGTGACGCTGGAAGACCTCGAGCGCTATGGCGCGGGCCTGATCTGCCTTGCCGGCGGCGCGCGCAGCCCGCTTGCGCGCGCGCTGCTGGCGGGCGAGGACCCGCGCCCGCTGTGCGATCGGATGGGCGCGATCTTCGGCCGCGGCAATCTCTATCTCGACCTCGGACGCCATCTCGACCCCGCCGAGGAGCGGCTCAACCGCAGGCTCGTCGCGCTCGCCGAAGCGTGCCGGATCCCGCTGGTCGCGACCAACGACGTCTGCCATCTCGGCGAAGACCGCACGCTGCTCGACGTCCTCACCTGTATCCGGCTCGGGCTTACGCTGGAGGAGGCCGGACGCGCGCTATGGGCCAACGCCGAGCGCCGGCTCAAATCGCCGGCCGAGATGGCGGCGCTGTTCCGCGACCTCCCGCGCGCGCTCGGCGCGACGCGCGCGATCGCCGAGCGCTGCGTCTTCCAGTTGCGCGACCTCGGCTACCGCTTCCCGAGCTATCCGCTGCCGCCGGGCGAGACGCCCGACAGCTACCTGCGCCTGCTGGTCGAGGCCGGGGCGCGCGAGCGATGGGGCCCCACGCCGGAAGCCCGCGTGCGTCGCCAGCTCGAGCACGAGCTCGGCGTGATCGCACGGCTTAAGCTTGCCGGCTACTTTCTCATCGTATGGGACATCGTGCAGTTCTGCCGCGAGCGCCGGATCATGGTGCAGGGGCGCGGCTCGGCGGCCAACAGCGCGGTGTGCTACGCGCTCGGCATCACCGCAGTTGACGCGGTCCGGATGGAGCTTTTGTTCGAGCGCTTCCTCTCCGAGGAGCGCGGCGAGTGGCCGGATATCGATCTCGACCTGCCCAGCGGCGATCAGCGCGAGGAGGTTATCCAGTACGTCTATCGGCGCTACGGCGAGCGCGGCGCCGCGATGACCGCCAACGTGATTACCTACCGCACGCGCAGCGCCGTGCGCGAGGTCGGCAAAACGCTCGGCTTCACCCCGGACCAGATCGAGCGGCTGGCGCGGCTCAACTACGTCTATGAGTTCCGCGACAGCCACGACGACCTCGCCGTGCTGCTGCGCCGCGGCGGCGTGGACGTCGAGGCGCCGCGCCTTGCCCGGCTGGTCGCGTTGGTGCGGCGGATCCAGGACCTGCCGCGCCATCTCGGCCAGCATAGCGGCGGGATGGTGATCGGCGCGGGGCCGCTCGACGAGATCGTGCCGCTGGAGCCGGCGACGATGCCGGGCCGGGTCGTCATCCAGTGGGACAAGGAGGATTGCGCCGACCTCGGGATCATCAAAATCGACCTGCTCGGGCTGGGGATGCTGGCAGTGCTCGAACAGGCGATCCCGATGGTGCGCCGCAGCGAGGGCGTCGAGGTGGACCTGGCCCGTCTGCCGGCCGACGACCCCGCGGTTTACGCGATGCTCTCGCGGGCCGACACGATCGGCGTCTTCCAGGTCGAGAGCCGGGCGCAGATGGCGACGCTGCCGCGGATGAAGCCGCGCACGTTCTACGACCTGGTGGTCGAGGTCGCGATCATCCGGCCCGGACCGATCGTCGGCAAGATGGTCCATCCCTACCTCGACCGCCGCGCCGGCCGTGCCCCGGTGACGTACGACCATCCAGCGCTCGAGCCAATCCTGCGCCGCACGCTCGGCGTGCCGCTTTTCCAGGAGCAGCTGCTGCGGATGGCGATGGCGGTGGCGGGCTTCAGCGCCGGCGAGGCCGAGGAGCTGCGCCGCGCGATGGGGTTCAAGCGCTCGGCGGCGCGGATGGAAAAGATCGAGCGGCGGCTGCGCGAAGGGATGGCGCGCAACGGGATCGCCGGCGCGATCGCCGACCGCATCGTGCGCTCGATCACCTCGTTTGCGCTCTACGGCTTTCCCGAATCGCACGCCGCCAGCTTCGCGCTCATCGCCTACGCCTCGGCCTATCTGAAATGCCATCATCCGGCGGCGTTCTTCGCCGCGATGCTCAACTGCTATCCGTTGGGCTTCTACCATCCCTCGACCCTGGTCAAGGACGCGCAACGCCACGGCGTCGCGGTGCTGCCAATCGACGTCACCCGCGCGGATTGGCAATGCACGCTGGAAGTAATCGCGCCGCGCCGTCCTGCCGCGTCATCGCTCGTTGATGCAAAGCCTTCCTCGGAGGAGATGAGCGTCCCGCAATCACAGCAACCCTCCGGCGCACTCGCGCTGCGCCTCGGCCTTCGCTACGTCGCCGGGCTGCGCGCCGAGACCGGCGCGCGCGTCGAGCGCGCCCGCGCCGAGCGCCCGTTCGCCTCACTTGCCGACTTCACCGCGCGCGCCGCGCCCAATCGCCGCGAACTCGACGCGCTCGCCTACGCCGGCGCGTTCGCGGGCCTGGGAATGGGCCGGCGGGAGGCGCTATGGCAGGCGGCCGCGGTCGAGCGCGATCCGCAGGGGCTGTTCGCCGGCGTCGAGCCGGCGGCAAGCGCCACGGGGATCGAAGAGCTGGACGTGCTTGGCGAGACCCACGCCGATTACGCCGCAACCGGCCTCACCGCCGGACCGCATCTGATGGCACACATGCGCGAGCACCTGCGCGCGCGCGGCGTGCTCGCCGCCGCTGAGCTCGACGCCGCCGCCCACGGCGCGCTGGTTAAGACCGCGGGCGTCGTGATCGTGCGCCAGCGTCCGGGCACGGCCAAGGGCTTTTTCTTCCTCACGCTCGAGGACGAAACCGGAATTTCCAACGCGATCGTCGCACCCGACCTGTTCCAGGCCAATCGCGCGCTGCTGCACAACGCGGCACTGCTGATAGTCGAAGGCGCGCTCCAGAAGCAGGACGGGGTCGTCGCGATCCGCGCGCGGCGCTTCGTCAAACTGCATCCGCGCGCCGCCCTGCCCCCTTCCCACGACTTTCACTGA
- a CDS encoding DNA polymerase Y family protein, producing the protein MPDFPLAAAVRQNPELRDRALVLVESAGRRDPTGVANLECRYVSARAYAMGVRAGMTVAKARAAAPGLAVVNRAPAAEASAAEALADLACSLSPLVEAGAGGEVYLDLGGLRWLYKEPDAETALAQEALGRAARLGMDAAVGIASSKEVARLAARCGGARVIAVEHEAEFLNWVPLDLLGLGASDATREEAELAQTLARLGIRRLGELARLDLRAVGSRLGPRAVELVRIARGTSHAPLVARRPVESFTETVELEWGVDNLEALGFAMRPMFERMAARLGMRGMAAGELALVLELDDRRRDIRRIVLPAPTVEARTLLALVLLNLEASPLPAAIVALHLSVTPRLSRAIQADMFAPPCPAPERLHVVLARLAAMCGPERVGTLAPRNSHLPDAIQLGPFNPAPAAARNGGGTAQYAQLAIRAMRPPRAAEVLWVRGAPQFVRGDGFGGRVVSCAGPWRIIDAAAFDRTVGISGGERNAPGGARDYYDAALEDGGVYRLFCDLSSGEWYVDGIYD; encoded by the coding sequence GTGCCCGACTTTCCACTGGCCGCAGCCGTGCGGCAGAACCCCGAGCTGCGCGATCGGGCGCTGGTGCTGGTCGAATCCGCGGGACGGCGCGACCCGACGGGCGTCGCCAACCTGGAGTGCCGCTATGTATCGGCGCGCGCATACGCGATGGGTGTGAGAGCCGGGATGACGGTGGCCAAGGCGCGCGCGGCCGCTCCCGGACTGGCCGTGGTAAATCGCGCGCCGGCCGCCGAGGCGTCCGCCGCCGAGGCGCTTGCCGATCTCGCCTGCTCGCTCTCGCCGCTAGTCGAGGCGGGCGCCGGCGGCGAGGTCTATCTCGACCTCGGCGGGCTTAGATGGCTGTACAAGGAGCCTGACGCCGAAACGGCGCTTGCGCAGGAGGCGCTCGGGCGCGCGGCGCGGCTCGGGATGGACGCGGCGGTGGGAATCGCTTCGAGCAAGGAGGTCGCACGGCTGGCGGCGCGATGCGGCGGGGCACGGGTGATTGCAGTCGAGCACGAAGCGGAGTTCCTCAACTGGGTGCCGCTCGACCTGCTCGGGCTGGGCGCCTCCGACGCTACACGCGAGGAGGCCGAGCTGGCGCAGACGCTGGCGCGCCTGGGCATCCGGCGGCTTGGCGAGCTGGCGCGGCTCGACCTTCGCGCGGTCGGCAGCCGGCTCGGCCCGCGCGCAGTCGAGCTGGTCAGGATCGCGCGTGGCACCAGCCATGCGCCGCTCGTCGCGCGCCGGCCGGTCGAGAGCTTCACCGAGACGGTCGAGCTGGAATGGGGCGTGGACAATCTCGAAGCGCTGGGCTTCGCGATGCGCCCGATGTTCGAGCGGATGGCCGCGCGGCTCGGGATGCGCGGGATGGCAGCCGGCGAGCTTGCGCTTGTGCTCGAACTCGACGATCGCCGCCGCGACATCCGGCGTATCGTGCTGCCCGCGCCCACCGTCGAGGCGCGCACGCTGCTTGCGCTGGTGCTGCTCAACCTAGAGGCGTCGCCGCTGCCCGCCGCGATCGTCGCGCTCCATCTGAGCGTCACGCCGCGCCTGTCGCGCGCGATACAGGCCGACATGTTTGCTCCGCCCTGTCCTGCGCCCGAGCGATTGCACGTTGTGCTCGCGCGGCTGGCCGCGATGTGCGGTCCCGAGCGGGTCGGCACACTCGCACCGCGCAACTCGCATCTCCCGGACGCGATTCAGCTCGGGCCCTTCAATCCGGCGCCGGCCGCTGCGCGAAACGGCGGCGGCACGGCGCAATACGCGCAGCTTGCGATTCGGGCGATGCGGCCGCCCCGCGCGGCCGAGGTGCTGTGGGTGCGCGGCGCGCCGCAGTTCGTGCGCGGCGACGGCTTCGGCGGGCGCGTGGTGTCGTGCGCCGGGCCGTGGCGAATCATCGATGCGGCGGCATTCGACCGGACCGTCGGCATATCCGGCGGCGAGCGCAACGCGCCCGGCGGAGCGCGCGATTACTACGACGCCGCGCTCGAGGACGGCGGCGTGTACCGGCTGTTTTGCGACCTGAGCTCGGGCGAATGGTACGTCGATGGAATTTACGACTGA
- a CDS encoding ATPase domain-containing protein yields MAVALAPFLANIARHSQPERLAQLPRHSLTASMECRRRLSSGITALDAIIGGGIARGRVSEIVGRYGTGRTSLAAAFVAAATCGGEATAWIDSANAFAPHNLTAAGADLSRILWVGAEGVSSSRDHRSAVNAFKAAEMVLSAGGFGLVVLDLPPETVGLECRVLRLARAAERSGAAVLVTATRRTCGTFAALSLVLGHAQPTFSRTAPGAPMLFDGIRVEAYVARNKLGGSGHRAAWLIPVDPMCAAAPVPAAQKTRRARSTGRKGLAVNAA; encoded by the coding sequence GTGGCCGTCGCACTTGCACCCTTCCTTGCCAACATCGCACGTCACTCCCAACCGGAGCGGCTCGCCCAACTTCCGCGGCATTCCCTCACCGCCAGCATGGAATGCCGCCGGCGCCTGAGCTCTGGTATTACCGCGCTCGACGCGATCATTGGCGGCGGAATCGCCCGCGGGCGCGTGAGCGAAATCGTCGGACGCTACGGCACCGGCCGGACCTCGCTCGCTGCGGCCTTTGTCGCGGCCGCCACGTGCGGCGGCGAAGCCACAGCCTGGATCGATTCGGCCAACGCCTTCGCTCCGCACAACCTTACCGCCGCTGGCGCCGATCTCTCGCGGATCCTGTGGGTCGGCGCCGAAGGCGTATCCAGTTCGCGCGATCACCGGAGCGCCGTCAACGCGTTCAAGGCCGCGGAGATGGTCTTGAGCGCTGGCGGTTTCGGCCTTGTCGTACTCGACCTTCCGCCGGAGACAGTCGGGCTGGAATGCCGGGTGCTGCGGTTGGCGCGCGCGGCCGAGCGCAGCGGCGCAGCGGTGCTCGTGACAGCGACGCGTCGGACGTGCGGAACGTTCGCCGCGCTTAGCCTTGTGCTTGGCCATGCGCAGCCCACGTTCAGCCGTACGGCGCCGGGGGCACCAATGCTGTTCGACGGAATCCGGGTCGAGGCGTATGTCGCGCGCAACAAGCTCGGCGGCTCGGGCCATCGGGCAGCGTGGCTGATACCGGTGGATCCGATGTGCGCTGCGGCACCCGTTCCTGCCGCGCAAAAGACTCGACGCGCGCGCAGCACCGGGCGCAAAGGCTTGGCGGTGAATGCCGCATGA